From a region of the Alnus glutinosa chromosome 1, dhAlnGlut1.1, whole genome shotgun sequence genome:
- the LOC133866034 gene encoding uncharacterized protein LOC133866034 isoform X3, whose product MANSDEEEVEPVAGKRVRKETGLASGKLDKDEPGAKLKKRTRVLVEELNSQGYYNSCGEWAWRIGFRHGTPQTWRGL is encoded by the exons ATGGCAAATtcag ATGAGGAAGAGGTTGAACCAGTTGCTGGCAAGAGAGTGAGGAAGGAAACTGGCTTGGCTTCAGGAAAGCTTGATAAAGATGAACCTGGTGCAAAATTGAAGAAGAGAACAAGGGTGCTTGTTGAG GAATTGAATTCTCAGGGTTACTACAATTCCTGCGGGGAATGGGCTTGGCGAATAGGATTTCGTCATGGAACTCCACAAACCTGGAGAGGTCTTTGA
- the LOC133866034 gene encoding uncharacterized protein LOC133866034 isoform X1, whose amino-acid sequence MDFYRPESNGLCLLEWPSSKWYHDLVGMDADEEEVEPVAGKRVRKETGLASGKLDKDEPGAKLKKRTRVLVEELNSQGYYNSCGEWAWRIGFRHGTPQTWRGL is encoded by the exons ATGGACTTTTATAGGCCCGAGAGTAATGGGCTTTGCTTGCTTGAGTGGCCCTCTAGTAAATGGTATCACGATTTGG TTGGCATGGATGCAGATGAGGAAGAGGTTGAACCAGTTGCTGGCAAGAGAGTGAGGAAGGAAACTGGCTTGGCTTCAGGAAAGCTTGATAAAGATGAACCTGGTGCAAAATTGAAGAAGAGAACAAGGGTGCTTGTTGAG GAATTGAATTCTCAGGGTTACTACAATTCCTGCGGGGAATGGGCTTGGCGAATAGGATTTCGTCATGGAACTCCACAAACCTGGAGAGGTCTTTGA
- the LOC133866034 gene encoding uncharacterized protein LOC133866034 isoform X2, with protein MDFYRPESNGLCLLEWPSSKWYHDLDEEEVEPVAGKRVRKETGLASGKLDKDEPGAKLKKRTRVLVEELNSQGYYNSCGEWAWRIGFRHGTPQTWRGL; from the exons ATGGACTTTTATAGGCCCGAGAGTAATGGGCTTTGCTTGCTTGAGTGGCCCTCTAGTAAATGGTATCACGATTTGG ATGAGGAAGAGGTTGAACCAGTTGCTGGCAAGAGAGTGAGGAAGGAAACTGGCTTGGCTTCAGGAAAGCTTGATAAAGATGAACCTGGTGCAAAATTGAAGAAGAGAACAAGGGTGCTTGTTGAG GAATTGAATTCTCAGGGTTACTACAATTCCTGCGGGGAATGGGCTTGGCGAATAGGATTTCGTCATGGAACTCCACAAACCTGGAGAGGTCTTTGA
- the LOC133866025 gene encoding protein PAL OF QUIRKY-like, which translates to MVGPSLHTLKPTPIKFLCSYGGKILPRYPDGKLRYVGGETRVLAVDRSISFAELLLKLGELCGASVSLRCQLPTEDLDALVSITSDEDLANLIEEYDRAASPPSSLKIRAFLSLPKSTKKTIPSPPPSASSSSKSSSSSSSASQSPTVSTTRFSVPVADMCLRQISTPVVFQKPAPKTHPHCAYRAHGNPRHIYLIHNGNHWQ; encoded by the exons ATGGTCGGACCTTCACTCCACACCCTGAAACCCACCCCAATCAAATTCCTCTGTAGCTACGGCGGCAAAATCCTCCCCCGTTATCCTGACGGCAAGCTCCGGTACGTCGGTGGCGAAACCCGTGTCCTCGCCGTTGACCGCTCCATTTCGTTTGCCG AGCTGTTATTGAAGCTCGGAGAATTGTGTGGCGCATCTGTGAGCCTTCGTTGCCAATTGCCTACGGAGGACCTTGACGCTCTGGTATCGATCACCTCCGATGAGGACCTCGCTAATCTCATCGAGGAGTACGACCGAGCGGCATCGCCACCGTCATCTCTGAAGATCAGAGCGTTCCTTTCGCTGCCCAAATCCACCAAAAAAACCATTCCTTCTCCTCCTCCATCGGCTTCATCTTCATCCAaatcgtcgtcgtcgtcgtcttcGGCGTCTCAAAGTCCCACCGTTTCCACGACAAGGTTTTCGGTGCCGGTGGCAGACATGTGCCTCCGTCAGATCTCAACGCCGGTAGTGTTTCAGAAACCTGCCCCGAAGACTCATCCTCATTGTGCTTACCGTGCTCATGGAAACCCTAGGCATATCTATCTCATCCACAACGGGAACCACTGGCAATAG